Proteins encoded together in one Lathyrus oleraceus cultivar Zhongwan6 chromosome 5, CAAS_Psat_ZW6_1.0, whole genome shotgun sequence window:
- the LOC127080137 gene encoding uncharacterized protein LOC127080137: protein MSQQSNSSPSKIMPCSPSAEPSNPNREDPVVDSVNTPHARRPKETVSGFSSSIVLEERTKEGSRYVHNAIATIVTGILSGNHEVPGVSIPLNIIEPDSVVDQENTESLGKNISDDVKKTDAHKESNVDKPLDNVAGEEVHVTHDVSDNPNCEAETVDLEEFSDNELLSSVLPSIAKRVRTRREKKTVAQRSPRKKIDVPTSSKTTVAVESSLKRKVHGPTKSWSKKRLALERELAQNVLDCKDIMDLIQEVGLMKTVTQFSKCYEMLVNEFIVNLSEECADGKSKESRKVYVRGKCVNFSPSVMNKYLGRPDEAQPELEVRKWPLKGKLVASKLSVKYAMLHKIGAANWVPTNHKSTVAVMLGKFIYFIGTKAKFDYGSYIFDQTLKHAGSFSVKGPIAFPSLICGIVLNQFPNILTENDSVKKRDSPMSFNHKLFLGTHVPDIVMTSGETSRVSNQPGKAVVVAMLKETCRELEDAFNLTVHIPYGMLIIVLFNLVVISSIKLIG, encoded by the exons ATGTCTCAACAATCCAACTCTTCTCCTTCCAAGATCATGCCTTGTTCTCCTAGCGCTGAACCAAGCAACCCTAACAGAGAAGATCCTGTTGTTGACTCTGTGAATACCCcacatgcaagaagacctaaagaaactgTATCAGGCTTCTCCTCATCCATTGTTCTTGAGGAACGAACCAAAGAAGGTTCCAGGTATGTTCACAATGCCATTGCCACTATAGTGACTGGAATACTGTCTGGAAATCATGAGGTCCCTGGGGTTTCCATTCCCTTAAACATTATTGAACCTGATAGTGTTGTTGATCAAGAAAATACTGAGTCTTTAGGAAAGAATATCTCTGATGATGTTAAGAAAACTGATGCCCATAAGGAGTCAAATGTTGACAAACCCTTAGATAATGTGGCTGGTGAGGAAGTTCATGTCACTcatgatgtcagtgacaaccctaactGTGAGGCTGAAACAGTAGACCTGGAGGAATTTTCTGATAATGAGCTATTGTCCTCTGTCctccctagcatagccaaaagggttaggactagaAGAGAAAAGAAAACTGTGGCTCAAAGGTCCCCCAGAAAGAAGATTGATGTTCCAACCTCTTCCAAGACAACGGTGGCAGTCGAGAGTTCTCTCAAGAGGAAAGTTCATGGTCCAaccaaatcttggagcaaa AAGAGGCTGGCTTTGGAAAGGGAATTAGCTCAGAATGTCCTAGACTGTAAGGATATTATGGATCTTATTCAAGAGGTTGGTTTAATGAAGACTGTGACTCAGTTTTCAAAGTGCTATGAGATGTTGGTAAATGAATTTATTGTTAATTTGTCTGAAGAATGTGCTGATGGCAAGTCTAAGGAATCCAGGAAAGTGTATGTGAGAGGCAAGTGTGTAAATTTCTCTCCTTCAGTGATGAACAAGTATTTGGGAAGGCCTGATGAagctcaacctgagcttgag GTAAGGAAGTGGCCTCTCAAAGGAAAATTGGTGGCAAGTAAACTGAGTGTCAAGTATGCAATGCTGCACAAGATTGGAGCTGCTAACTGGGTGCCCACCAATCATAAATCTACAGTTGCTGTAATGCTTGGAAAGTTTATATATTTTATTGGAACCAAAGCCAAATTTGACTATGGCTCCTATATTTTTGATCAAACTTTGAAGCATGCAGgaagcttcagtgtgaagggtcctatagcctttccttctcTCATCTGTGGTATTGTTTTGAATCAGTTTCCAAACATCTTAACTGAGAATGATTCTGTGAAGAAAAGAGACAGCCCTATGTCTTTCAATCATAAGTTGTTCCTAGGTACccatgtccctgacattgtcatgacatcaggtGAGACATCACGTGTAAGCAATCAGCCAGGTAAAGCTGTTGTCGTTGCAATGCTCAAAGAAACCTGCAGGGAATtagag GATGCTTTCAATCTTACCGTCCACATTCCTTATGGCATGTTGATCATCGTCTTGTTTAACTTAGTTGTTATCAGCAGTATTAAGCTTATAGGTTAA